From Streptomyces sp. TLI_235, a single genomic window includes:
- a CDS encoding 3-hydroxyacyl-CoA dehydrogenase, with the protein MERPFPTVAVVGLGTMGAGIAVAIAKSGRRVLGIEADADAAVRALARIEEATAHAVQRERLTAEERTALLALITVGDRLDAAADADLVIEEVPEQLELKREIFAELDRICPPETVLATGTTALSVTRIAAATARPERVLGLHFFNPVHTMKLVEVVRTVLTSPQAAEDAAAFARDLGKEPVAAGDRAGFIVNGLLFAYLNQAAAMFESRYATREDIDAAMRLGCGLPMGPLALLDLIGIDTARTVLEAMYEQSKDRLHAPAPILGQLAAAGLLGRKSGRGFYSYEAPGSSRVVAEASAAAGTRVAGRTVASIGVCGSGTMATGIVEVFAKSGLPVLLAARSQEKADRAKAQLAKSLERSVSRGRLSAEARNAALALVTPTGSYADLAGVDLVVEAVAEDLEVKRELFATLDKIVKPGAVLATTTSSLPVISCATATSRPQDVIGMHFFNPAPAMKLVEVVSTVLTAPDVTATVLELCAKVKKHAVECGDRAGFIVNALLFPYLNDAVRMLQEHYATVDDIDTAMKLGCGYPMGPFELLDVVGLDVSLTIEQVLHQEFREPGLAAAPLLEHLVAAGCLGRKTGRGFRDHARR; encoded by the coding sequence ATGGAGCGTCCCTTCCCCACTGTCGCCGTGGTCGGTCTCGGCACCATGGGTGCCGGCATCGCCGTGGCGATCGCGAAGAGCGGCCGACGGGTGCTCGGCATCGAGGCCGACGCCGACGCCGCGGTCCGGGCCCTGGCCCGGATCGAGGAGGCCACCGCGCACGCGGTGCAGCGCGAGCGGCTGACCGCCGAGGAGCGCACCGCGCTGCTCGCCCTGATCACGGTCGGCGACCGGCTCGACGCCGCGGCCGACGCCGACCTGGTGATCGAGGAGGTGCCCGAGCAGCTGGAGCTGAAGCGGGAGATCTTCGCCGAACTGGACCGCATCTGCCCGCCGGAGACGGTGCTGGCGACCGGTACCACCGCACTGTCGGTGACCCGGATCGCGGCCGCCACCGCCCGCCCGGAGCGCGTGCTGGGCCTGCACTTCTTCAACCCGGTGCACACCATGAAGCTCGTCGAGGTCGTGCGCACCGTGCTGACCTCGCCGCAGGCCGCCGAGGACGCCGCCGCCTTCGCCCGCGACCTGGGCAAGGAGCCGGTCGCGGCCGGCGACCGGGCCGGCTTCATCGTCAACGGCCTGCTCTTCGCGTACCTCAACCAGGCCGCCGCGATGTTCGAGTCGCGGTACGCCACCCGCGAGGACATCGACGCCGCCATGCGGCTCGGCTGCGGCCTGCCGATGGGCCCGCTGGCGCTGCTCGACCTGATCGGCATCGACACCGCCCGCACCGTGCTGGAGGCGATGTACGAGCAGTCGAAGGACCGGCTGCACGCGCCGGCCCCGATCCTCGGCCAGCTGGCCGCGGCGGGCCTGCTCGGCCGCAAGTCCGGCCGCGGCTTCTACAGCTACGAGGCGCCCGGCTCCTCGCGGGTGGTCGCCGAGGCTTCGGCCGCGGCCGGCACCCGGGTCGCGGGCCGGACGGTCGCGAGCATCGGTGTCTGCGGCTCGGGCACCATGGCCACCGGCATCGTCGAGGTCTTCGCCAAGTCCGGCCTGCCGGTGCTGCTCGCGGCCCGCAGCCAGGAGAAGGCGGACCGCGCCAAGGCGCAGCTGGCCAAGTCGCTGGAGCGCTCGGTCTCCCGGGGCCGGCTCAGCGCCGAGGCGCGGAACGCGGCGCTGGCACTGGTCACCCCGACCGGCAGCTACGCCGACCTGGCCGGGGTGGACCTGGTGGTCGAGGCGGTCGCCGAGGACCTGGAGGTCAAGCGCGAGCTGTTCGCCACCCTGGACAAGATCGTCAAGCCGGGCGCGGTGCTCGCCACCACCACCTCCAGCCTGCCGGTGATCAGCTGCGCGACCGCGACCTCGCGGCCGCAGGACGTGATCGGCATGCACTTCTTCAACCCGGCGCCGGCCATGAAGCTGGTCGAGGTGGTCTCCACGGTGCTCACCGCGCCGGACGTCACCGCCACCGTGCTGGAGCTGTGCGCGAAGGTGAAGAAGCACGCGGTGGAGTGCGGCGACCGGGCCGGCTTCATCGTCAACGCGCTGCTCTTCCCGTACCTGAACGACGCGGTGCGGATGCTGCAGGAGCACTACGCGACGGTGGACGACATCGACACCGCGATGAAGCTCGGCTGCGGCTACCCGATGGGCCCGTTCGAGCTGCTGGACGTGGTCGGCCTCGACGTCTCGCTGACCATCGAGCAGGTGCTGCACCAGGAGTTCCGCGAGCCCGGCCTGGCTGCCGCCCCGCTGCTGGAGCACCTGGTCGCGGCGGGCTGCCTCGGACGCAAGACCGGCCGCGGCTTCCGCGACCACGCGCGGCGCTGA
- a CDS encoding TetR family transcriptional regulator yields MNTEPGGRLPRSNVAPTARPAWNQGQLPPRWPRPAVVPPAAPVRRARPAGAVPGACSVPGMDREQSAVQQPSRAPLDGVRPEGGQGGRRAAAQRRQMRQELAAAAMDLFANQGYEETTVDQIAAEAGVARRTFFRYFRSKEEAIFPDHDDTLVRVADLLASAEPEEHPLDVVCRGIKEVLRMYASTPGVSVARYQLIRQVPALREREIAVVARYERLFTRYLLGRFDAVEQIPSGWQRGGDDDSMLAEVSAAAVVAAHNHVLRRWLRAGGHGDVEAQLDHSFEVIRGTFWATPPSGVRRRGTPVAPGASGDTGSALEDAAVSALSASPGGEVLITVARTDAPLDLVLDSIKSALSGARTT; encoded by the coding sequence ATGAACACCGAGCCCGGAGGCAGACTGCCTCGGAGCAATGTCGCGCCGACCGCCCGGCCGGCCTGGAACCAGGGCCAGCTGCCGCCCCGCTGGCCGCGGCCCGCCGTGGTGCCGCCGGCCGCCCCGGTCCGACGGGCGCGGCCGGCCGGCGCGGTGCCCGGGGCGTGTAGCGTTCCGGGCATGGATCGGGAACAGTCAGCCGTGCAGCAGCCGTCCCGCGCACCGCTGGACGGCGTCCGCCCCGAGGGCGGCCAGGGCGGCCGGCGGGCCGCGGCGCAGCGCCGGCAGATGCGCCAGGAGCTGGCGGCGGCAGCCATGGACCTGTTCGCCAACCAGGGCTACGAGGAGACGACGGTCGATCAGATCGCCGCCGAGGCGGGCGTGGCGCGGCGGACCTTCTTCCGCTACTTCCGGTCCAAGGAGGAGGCGATCTTCCCGGACCACGACGACACCCTGGTCCGGGTGGCCGACCTGCTGGCGAGCGCCGAGCCGGAGGAGCACCCGCTGGACGTGGTCTGCCGCGGCATCAAGGAGGTGCTGCGGATGTACGCCTCCACGCCGGGCGTCTCGGTGGCGCGCTACCAGCTGATCCGGCAGGTGCCGGCGCTGCGCGAGCGGGAGATCGCGGTGGTCGCCCGGTACGAGCGGCTGTTCACCCGCTACCTGCTGGGCCGCTTCGACGCGGTCGAGCAGATCCCGTCGGGCTGGCAGCGCGGCGGGGACGACGACTCGATGCTGGCCGAGGTGTCCGCGGCGGCCGTCGTGGCGGCCCACAACCACGTGCTGCGGCGCTGGCTGCGGGCGGGCGGCCACGGGGACGTGGAGGCGCAGCTGGACCACTCCTTCGAGGTCATCCGGGGCACGTTCTGGGCGACCCCGCCGAGCGGTGTGCGACGCCGTGGCACTCCTGTGGCACCCGGTGCCAGTGGTGACACCGGGTCGGCACTGGAGGACGCGGCGGTGAGCGCGTTGAGCGCCAGCCCCGGTGGTGAGGTGCTCATCACAGTGGCCCGCACCGACGCCCCGCTGGACCTCGTCCTGGACTCGATCAAGTCCGCCCTGAGTGGCGCCCGGACGACCTGA
- a CDS encoding crotonyl-CoA carboxylase/reductase, which translates to MNEILDAILSSDSTSADFAAIKLPESYRAVTLHKDEEQMFAGLASRDKDPRKSLHLDEVPLPELGPGEALVAVMASSVNYNTVWSSIFEPVSTFGFLERYGRLSPLTKRHDLPYHVLGSDLAGVVLRTGAGVNAWKPGDEVVAHCLSVELESPDGHNDTMMDPEQRIWGFETNFGGLAEIALVKTNQLLPKPKHLTWEEAASPGLVNSTAYRQLVSRNGAGMKQGDNVLIWGASGGLGSYATQYALAGGATPICVVSNDAKAEICRAMGAEAIIDRSAEGYKFWKDENNQDPREWKRLGSKIREFTGGEDVDIVFEHPGRETFGASVYVTRKGGTIVTCASTSGYMHQYDNRYLWMSLKRIVGSHFANYREAFEANRLVAKGKIHPTLSKVYSLEETGQAAIDVHHNKHQGKVGVLCLAPEEGMGVRDHELRAKHLPAINRFRNI; encoded by the coding sequence ATGAACGAAATCCTCGACGCGATCCTCAGCTCCGACAGCACCTCGGCGGACTTCGCCGCGATCAAGCTGCCGGAGTCCTACCGGGCGGTGACGCTCCACAAGGACGAGGAGCAGATGTTCGCCGGCCTCGCCAGCCGCGACAAGGACCCCCGCAAGTCCCTCCACCTGGACGAGGTCCCCCTGCCGGAGCTCGGCCCGGGCGAGGCCCTGGTCGCCGTCATGGCGAGCTCCGTCAACTACAACACCGTGTGGAGCTCGATCTTCGAGCCGGTCTCCACCTTCGGCTTCCTGGAGCGCTACGGCCGCCTGTCGCCGCTGACCAAGCGCCACGACCTGCCGTACCACGTCCTCGGCTCGGACCTCGCGGGCGTCGTCCTGCGCACCGGCGCCGGCGTGAACGCCTGGAAGCCCGGTGACGAGGTCGTCGCGCACTGCCTCTCGGTCGAGCTGGAGTCCCCGGACGGCCACAACGACACGATGATGGACCCGGAGCAGCGCATCTGGGGCTTCGAGACCAACTTCGGCGGCCTCGCCGAGATCGCCCTGGTGAAGACCAACCAGCTGCTGCCCAAGCCGAAGCACCTCACCTGGGAGGAGGCCGCCTCCCCGGGCCTGGTCAACTCCACCGCCTACCGCCAGCTGGTCTCCCGCAACGGCGCCGGCATGAAGCAGGGCGACAACGTGCTGATCTGGGGCGCCAGCGGCGGCCTCGGCTCCTACGCCACCCAGTACGCGCTGGCCGGCGGCGCCACCCCGATCTGCGTGGTCTCCAACGACGCCAAGGCCGAGATCTGCCGCGCCATGGGCGCCGAGGCGATCATCGACCGCTCCGCCGAGGGCTACAAGTTCTGGAAGGACGAGAACAACCAGGACCCGCGCGAGTGGAAGCGCCTGGGCAGCAAGATCCGCGAGTTCACCGGCGGCGAGGACGTGGACATCGTCTTCGAGCACCCGGGCCGCGAGACCTTCGGCGCCTCGGTGTACGTCACCCGCAAGGGCGGCACCATCGTCACCTGCGCCTCCACCTCCGGCTACATGCACCAGTACGACAACCGCTACCTGTGGATGTCGCTGAAGCGCATCGTCGGTTCGCACTTCGCCAACTACCGCGAGGCGTTCGAGGCCAACCGCCTGGTCGCCAAGGGCAAGATCCACCCGACCCTCTCCAAGGTCTACTCCCTGGAGGAGACCGGCCAGGCCGCGATCGACGTGCACCACAACAAGCACCAGGGCAAGGTCGGCGTGCTCTGCCTGGCCCCCGAGGAGGGCATGGGCGTCCGCGACCACGAGCTGCGTGCCAAGCACCTGCCGGCGATCAACCGCTTCCGGAACATCTGA